In Gadus chalcogrammus isolate NIFS_2021 chromosome 13, NIFS_Gcha_1.0, whole genome shotgun sequence, the genomic stretch TGAAGCAATTATAACTATCATTTTGGGTGGAAATAAACCAAAACTGAATTTGTAAATGAACTTCCAAAAACAGATAGATCAAGGAAGATGACATTCATTGAGCATATATATTCAGCCTGCCATACAGAGATAAACGGTTGGTAAGGTTAGAAAAAACAGGCTTTTGAATTTTCCCATGCATCTCCTTATCTAGACAGTGGGTCTTTTGGTAAAGATCTGTGTACATGTCGGCGTTTTCCTTAAGGCTCGACTTCAAACATGGAGGTTAAATATCGCATGTGTTCTACTGAATACGTTGTGATCAATTTCGGATCCAGAGACCTGGTTATACTTACACATTTCGATCTCAAGCCCGCTAGGTAGACTGGGGACAATGAGGATTTGATCCAAGACCAAAAACAATGTTACAGTTGGTGTTCCTTAAATGACTGTCTGGGACCGTTCATGTGCCTTAGCCCAAAAAGGTTGGGAAAACTGGGATTGTCAACTCTAAAGTTCTTATTGATTTTTTGTATACTCCTTTTAGGGTAAATTCAAGGAGCTTGGCCTTTCAAACTATGCTTCGTGGGAAGTGGCTGAAATTGTGTGCATCTGCAGACATAACAACTGGCTTGTTCCCACTGTCTATCAGGTAATAATGCTCTAGGAAATGTCCAGCTGCATCCTTTTCAGAGTTGTTAAGTGTTAATAATACTAAGTGTTTATGTTATTTAGCTTCTAgcaaaaaagttgaaaaaataattgtattgatGCTTTCTGACCCATGCCTATGTCATTAgggaatgtataatgcaacaacaAGACAGGTCGAGACGGAGTTGCTGCCATGTCTGCGGTCCAATGGCCTCAGATTCTATGCATATAACCCATTAGCAGGTACTGTATAAGGTGCAGTTGAGCCCTCTAGTGGTTTTAGTGAATGTTGAATAATGCTTACTTCAAGAGCAATGACAGTTTAAACATTTCTAAATTTGTACTTGTGGGTACATATATTggaatcatttatttttcagttaTACTGCATACTTCCCACTCAGATGAAATCGGCGAGTCAGTATCTGTTTTCAAAGGCCAGCTATGTCTAAGTTGAATTTTTTTCAAACATATTGAGAACTTTGTTTTACTATTTTATTACTCGTGCCGGTTTGTTGTAAAAAATATGAAGCGAGGGTGAAAGACTGATCACCTAGATCCCCTGTTCAGCTAGTTGTCTGTCTTGTTTTGGAGATACTTGAGGCCAAAGCAGATTCTGACCAATCGTGACATATCTTCCCTGATTGGAACACTTCCCTCTATTCGTAGAGCGCGAGATTTTCTGCTCTGAAATCTTACCTGTAGCACCTTTTAACAAGTTGATTGTCTTCATCACTCCTGTCCACCAGGGGGCTTGCTTACTGGAAAGTATCACTTTGAGGACAAAGATGCTTCCCAACCCGAAGGACGTTTCTTTGGCAATGAGTGGGCAACAGCATATAGGAACAGGTTTGGATACAGATATGTATAAAATTCACTCAGTCTGGCTTGTTAGTGAGAATATTAAGGCAACCAGACTTTTTTTTGCCTCAGGTACTGGAAGGAGAGTCATTTCCAGGCAATCAGCTTGGTTAGTCAAGCATTGGAAACAGCGTATGGCTCAGAGAAACCCACCATGACATCTGCTGCTATACGCTGGATGTACCACCACTCCCAGATCAAGGTAACTTGTCCCTATAGTCATGAGATGGTTACAGGCTTGTGTGATTAAGTTACTTTGATCGTTTAACGTGGCATGTCTGCCGCGAGAATATAGAATTACACCAGCGTTATAGATTGCAACCCATATTTCAGGCCGGCAGTATTGATCCAATAAAATGGCTTGAATTCCACTCAAGGGTGGGGACGTTATGTGATCTTTGGCTTTACATTCAGGGTGATAATGGCGATGGAGTCATCATTGGCATGTCGAGTATGGAGCAGCTACAGCAAAACCTGTCTGCATCAGAAGAAGGCCCTCTGGATGAGAGAGTGGTGGAAGCATTTAAGCAAGCATGGGACCTTGTGGCCCATGAGTGTCCGAATTACTTTCGTTAAAAATAATTACCGTAGATATTTCAGCTAACAAATCTACTTGATTTCACAGCTTAGGCACTAaaccaaataaaaaattattaCATTTGTATGGATAAATGTTGGCCAGTGTTAATTTGATAATAACAAGGACAAAGCATCAGGTACTTttcaaaatattttaaaaagacTTCTTGGCATCAATTTCTGAACAGGACTTTTCGCTGAGCTGGTGCTGAAGTTGACAACTTTACCAGTCTTAGACTACAATTATAATGAAACAAACTAGATTACATTTCCCATTATGAAATATAATTGACAACCTGGATCAGCATTGATATTCACATACATTTAATGTGAAAGGGCGTCAATGTGACACAAGTCAAAGGACCATTGCAGCTCGACAACGCACTAGTCAGTCCAGTTCAAATAAAAGGTCCATGGAGTTGGGCTAATTTCAGGATACACAAGCTTTGACAGCTTAAACAGTTTTCCAATATTGGCTGAGTTGAGAGTTTAAACAAAAGCTCAAGAAATGGCTTCAAAGCAGGTAAGAAGAGTCAAACTTGTTTGACTGCTTCATCTTCGATAgaatcttcttcctcctctgcaaaGATTTCAAACTCTCCAACTTCTGTGTTCCACATGCACTTGATCTGCACTTTGAATACGGCCATCTCGAAGCCAAATAGTTTCTataaaaagagagaaacagTTAGCTATCCATACCCGATCTCAATGGCTAAGGCAAGTTAAACTGCAATGGTTCAGTACGTACCAGAATACGAGCCTGCTCAGGAGTCAACATGTCCCCCTCCTTACAAACGTGGTGGTCTTTTAGAAGCGTCACCACTCCTAGAAGAATAGAGAAAAAATGGAAAAGGACCCTTAAGAAACTAGCAAAAATAAACTACAAAAGATGTAAGAAAATATACAGAGCCGTAAATGCCCAATATAGAGTTGAGTATTGAGCAATAACTAAAACATCTTCTGAATGGTGTGTTATTCTGAAATGAGGATGACTTATCTTGATAACTCATCTAAATTGAGATAAGACATGCCCTTAAAATGATGGAAATATTGAGGTTTGAGCAGTCAGAAAAGTCTATCCGACTTAACATTCAATACAATTCGAAATAACGCTCAGTTCCTGAATACATAAGCATATTATTACATTTATCCATAGTTGAAATTTCCTGTGATTATCAAGACCGTTTTCCATCTCACCTGGTCCTTATTGACGGTGTAGACAGGATTTGTGACACTATTCCATTTCTGAAGCAATTATTTAGTATTTTAACAGTAAAATAATCATACCCTTCTTGAGGGCAGTTGGGAGTCCCAACTGCCTCAACTGTGGCTCCATGGAGTGGGGGAACTGTTCCAGAGGCCCTTCGTCCAGTTTCACAGCCATCCTGGCAGGGTTGCCGGCCCGTGCGTAATCCACATCCTTGAACTGGCGGAAATACCTGTAGAGTGCCAGGACCATCATTTAAGGAAATGCATGTATATCGATAAACTCAAAAGGGTCTTCCATGATGTAGGTCAGTTAGATTGCAGTGCAATTGTACTTACTCTTGTACCTCATCCTTAGTTTTATTTGAGAACAACACACCCACTTCTCCTTTTAGGAGCTTGCTAACCTATCAAttgcaaaatacacacacagattaagaATTAGGTCATTGTACAAGTAGTTTACTTTGGTACAGAGACAGCCGTGATGCCTACCTTGTGCAAATTATCTTTGTATTCATCGGTTCGTCCTTTTCCCAAGGCAACCATCATAACTTTGTTTTTTCCAAAGAAGAACCTGTAAAAAGGAGAAATGTAGGTAAACTGAACGTTATGACACCTCTTCTGATTTTCAAAACATAGGTGGTTAGAAGTGTCCATACCTGCTGTGTTTCCAGGCTGTCCTTATGTCTTTTAGTTTGTTATTCCTCATATTGGCGACcgaaaatataaacaaattctGGTATACGTCGACGCATTTCCGCACCTAGATCAAATGCGTGAACAAAAGACACATGAGACGGGTGACGGATTGAATTTGCCCAATGTTACACATGTATTATTTTAGGACTCACCTCCTCTATCAAGTTCTGTTTGCTTTCCAAACCCTTCTTGGTCGTTTTCGTCAGTGAAACTGTTTTAATGATGaagaaataattataaatacaCTTATAGGTGTATACATAACAATACAGGTCCTAATTGTTTCTAATGACCAAATAGTAAAATGTGAATGTTTTCCTGAATCCGGCTAAGCTAGCGCTAGCCTGTATCGTTACTTTCTGTTAAAAATAGATGTAAGGCTAAACCATTTATCTAAATGACACCGTTTAATACAGGTCTATCGTCGAACACATCAAACATGTAAATACATATGTAGAAAAGATCGTTTACCTTTCTTGTCCCTCTTTGACTTCGGCATGGTTAAAACTCACGTTGTCAGGAAGAGTTTACAACACGTGAAAGGAAGAAGGACCCCAGATGTTTGGTGTGTTAAAGCTGACCATGTGGTGCCTGACGAAAAAACCAAGACCAAAAATGCTTTGTTTATGCGTCTTGGTGGTCCAAGagacagataaaaaaaatataaattagtAAACAGAGGTTTATTGCCAGTTCATCCCACTCATTTGAATATGAATCCTAAAAATGAGCAATAACGACAATAAGGGAATACACATTTAAACACGGTAACCATACCTAAAATATGAATATCTATGTATcgacaaaaaataacaaatcaaTTACCAGGttatataaaaaacataataataactatATAAATTGTATACAAAGTTAAATTGAGATAAACGAAGTATATTTAGATCATTCTAATGAACTTGACTTCGCCTATTGTATGAATAATTTACAAAGAAAAAAGTTGTCTTTAGCACCTGCTAAAGTTGGGAAATCCATGTACTTCGAAATATTTATGTCTATACTTTTCATCATATCTAGGCAGTAATCACAATacaatgtatttttgtattataacagttgtatttttatgtaggcGATTATATATTAAGATTATGGTTACTGTTATTATGGTAACTATTATTATCATCAAATTAAGCCTTTGTTGATCAAGATAACAACCAATTCCGTTTCGCTGTCGTGCAACGCGACAGTTTGTTCGCATTGAGGGGGAAAAAACGGattgtgcgcgtgcgcgtgcgagTGTCCGGGAGAGGGCGCGATAGAAAGATACAGACAAGATGTGGGTTGGTTATAGAGCCTAGTTTAGCATTTGCAACATGATCCAGACACGCCACGAAGAGGCAGGTCTTGGCGGTCCGAGAGTCTACATTTACATCAAGCTACTGGGGATGGACTGACTAGAGTCCCACTAATAGCGCTGGACAGAGAAGGGAAGGTGCCCGCTCCCTGGACTCCTCCTCGGGACACACACAGCGTCAGCCCCGCACCTGACAAAGCAGAGGGAAATGCAGCGATGATGGAGACTGCTGTTTCTTATTGCGGTCTGCGTCACATCAGTTGCCAAACCAGATGATACGGCCGACGTAGTGGACGGACCAAAGTCAACACTGTATTCGTTGCTATACCTATACGGGATACATGAGGCTATACTACTCAGAGATGATCGAGAAGGGAGCGGAATGCTTACTTCACCTTCACTTTTTCTGTCAGTGTCATTTCCCAGCACCTGCTCGCGTATAAGGAGGAACTCGCCCGGCGTCTGGATCGTGGAAGATATGCATGGATAACTGGATAAAGGCTAGGCACTTGGTTTTgagagaaaatattttttatttcacacACAGCGGAGACTTGGTCAGCGTTTGTTGACCAACATGAACTCATTGTATTACAGCGATGCTTCGCCTGCTGCTATGCTCGCTACGGGACAGGCTGGCAGCAGGACCGCTGGCTCGGGCGCGGCGACCAGCGCGCTGCGAAACGACCTGGGCTCCAATATCCACGTGCTAAAAACCCTTAATCTGCGTTTTCGGTGCTTCCTAGCGAAAGTCCACGAATTAGAAAGACGAAACAAACTATTGGAAACACAGCTGCAGCAAGCCCTGGACCGGCCACGGTTCAGCATTTACACGCGTGATGTCGCCGTCCAAACGGACTCCTCCACAGAATCTCGACTGCCCGGTACCATTTGGAGTTTCACGCATGTGAGAAGACAGGGCGGACGTTATGAGACCCTTCACTCACCCGGGGTGACATGGACCCATCCAGACGGAGTTGGGGTGCAAATAGACACCATCACCCCAGAATTAAGAGCTATATACAATGTTCTGGCAAAAGTGAAACGGGAGAGAGATGAGTATAAGAGAAGGTGAgtgatcttttattttattttttttaaacattactCATCCACAATTAATACACCGTGATATATAACTGTCAACTGCATAAAGCAATGCTCAATTAACATGGGTGTATCCCTGGCTTACCCAGACCTAGATGGTGGGATACATCTCGCCATGTCGACATTCTTATTCCTACTTCAAGATATGGTGTTGATAGTGGATCACTTTGATTGATGGAATTTTATTCCTGTCACTGCCATTCTATCCCCTTTTTTTTTAGCATGTGCTTAGGTTTGCTTATATTTCGTTGGATTGTCCAATACAATATTTCTAACAATCACTTCATTTCAAATGGGAATTGAGACAGAAGTGTCTTTCATGACTTTAACATTACAGTTTCAAACTTTTTTGGTTATTGACTCTACTTCATATGTGAAAGTTATTCATCGAACTCAGAAATGTATATGCCCGTTTCTTGCCAACCGTTGCTCTATAAGGGCTATTTGCGTTTAGTCAGTGTTAATTAATTTAGGTGaggcttttgtccaaagcaacGGACATCAATACACAGAGACATTGAGTCATTGTCGTGCAGGGAAGGGTAAGGCATCAAGGATGCCCCCACACTGGTGATCCGACCCATAAACATTCAACCTGGCTATAGCTCCACCAGCACCCTAAACACTGGACCATCCTCATGTAATGTTCACTTTACATACTTTCAAGTCATCTTACTCAGAAACCCTTTGTTATAATTCAGCCTGGTTTAAAGGAATTGCTCCAGGCTTGGCCGGCAGACCTGACGTCAATGCCGGGCCGACTTCTGGTGTGGTTGTGTTGGGACCAGGCCAAGCAGCCGTTACTGCTACTGCTTCCTCATGAGCTAAACAGAGAGGCATCCCGCCTGGCCATGACCGAGCTCTCACTTCTATGTATGCTGCCTGACTcagactctcccccccccccccccccccccacacacacacacacacacaggatgcatGTGAACTGTGCTGCTTTCCCACTGCAGACAAATTTCCGGGCAAGTCATCCATTCACAATAGCTAGATATCCTCGAATTTATTACATTCTTATATTGTGACGAATGGAGAACAATGTCTGCTGGAACCAAGGCAAAGCAAGCTCAACCCTTGGGGCTAATGTGCTTTACACAGCCCTGTGTTGCTAATCTTTCATTGGAGAAAAATAAATTCCTAGTTAATAAATTCCTGGTTAATACATCCTTTCGGAAAACAGTAGATATTCAATCTCACAACAATTAGGTCATTTTTTTTAAGCGTGTAAACGATCATGTCAAGAGAGTTCAACTCTTATCTGTCCCGAATTCGACAGTTGATAGTTGAAGTTTTTGGTTACA encodes the following:
- the akr7a3 gene encoding aflatoxin B1 aldehyde reductase member 3 isoform X2, with product MSLATKANPWGGKTLKPECLRDQLETSLKRLKTDCVDLFYLHAPDHQNPIQDTLRACDQLHKEGKFKELGLSNYASWEVAEIVCICRHNNWLVPTVYQGMYNATTRQVETELLPCLRSNGLRFYAYNPLAGGLLTGKYHFEDKDASQPEGRFFGNEWATAYRNRYWKESHFQAISLVSQALETAYGSEKPTMTSAAIRWMYHHSQIKGDNGDGVIIGMSSMEQLQQNLSASEEGPLDERVVEAFKQAWDLVAHECPNYFR
- the akr7a3 gene encoding aflatoxin B1 aldehyde reductase member 3 isoform X1, which gives rise to MGLHHLQRYCTRTIVKNIFIHLPALVSRRNMSSQMKRPVTLLGTMAFGGRADAEKSLEMVKCFISHGHKEIDTAYMYTDGQAETILGGMNLAKTVSLATKANPWGGKTLKPECLRDQLETSLKRLKTDCVDLFYLHAPDHQNPIQDTLRACDQLHKEGKFKELGLSNYASWEVAEIVCICRHNNWLVPTVYQGMYNATTRQVETELLPCLRSNGLRFYAYNPLAGGLLTGKYHFEDKDASQPEGRFFGNEWATAYRNRYWKESHFQAISLVSQALETAYGSEKPTMTSAAIRWMYHHSQIKGDNGDGVIIGMSSMEQLQQNLSASEEGPLDERVVEAFKQAWDLVAHECPNYFR
- the mrto4 gene encoding mRNA turnover protein 4 homolog, translated to MPKSKRDKKVSLTKTTKKGLESKQNLIEEVRKCVDVYQNLFIFSVANMRNNKLKDIRTAWKHSRFFFGKNKVMMVALGKGRTDEYKDNLHKVSKLLKGEVGVLFSNKTKDEVQEYFRQFKDVDYARAGNPARMAVKLDEGPLEQFPHSMEPQLRQLGLPTALKKGVVTLLKDHHVCKEGDMLTPEQARILKLFGFEMAVFKVQIKCMWNTEVGEFEIFAEEEEDSIEDEAVKQV